The following coding sequences are from one Delphinus delphis chromosome 19, mDelDel1.2, whole genome shotgun sequence window:
- the LOC132414385 gene encoding myosin-3 has protein sequence MSSGTEMEVFGIAAPFLRKSEKERIEAQNQPFDAKTYCFVVDSKEEYAKGKIKSTQDGRVTVETEDNRTLVVKPEDVYAMNPPKFDRIEDMAMLTHLNEPAVLYNLKDRYTSWMIYTYSGLFCVTVNPYKWLPVYNPEVVEGYRGKKRQEAPPHIFSISDNAYQFMLTDRENQSILITGESGAGKTVNTKRVIQYFATIAATGDLAKKKDSKMRGTLEDQIISANPLLEAFGNAKTVRNDNSSRFGKFIRIHFGTTGKLASADIETYLLEKSRVTFQLKAERSYHIFYQILSNKKPELIELLLITTNPYDYPFISQGEILVGSIDDAEELLATDSAIDILGFTPEEKCGLYKLTGAVMHYGNMKFKQKQREEQAEPDGTEVADKTAYLMGLNSSDLLKALCFPRVKVGNEYVTKGQTVDQVHHAVNALSKSVYEKLFLWMVTRINQQLDTKLPRQHFIGVLDIAGFEIFEYNSLEQLCINFTNEKLQQFFNHHMFVLEQEEYKKEGIEWEFIDFGMDLAACIELIEKPMGIFSILEEECMFPKATDTSFKNKLYDQHLGKSSNFQKPKAVKGRAEAHFSLIHYAGTVDYSVSGWLEKNKDPLNETVVGLYQKSSNRLLAHLYATFATADGNRLRGVPWTRTSSLQPPTGLEQLCRSASSTRRLFFLSADGGKKKAAKKKGSSFQTVSALFRENLNKLMSNLRTTHPHFVRCIIPNETKTPGAMEHSLVLHQLRCNGVLEGIRICRKGFPNRILYGDFKQRYRVLNASAIPEGQFIDSKKACEKLLASIDIDHTQYKFGHTKVFFKAGLLGTLEEMRDDRLAKLITRTQAVCRGFLMRMEFQKMVQRRESIFCIQYNIRAFMNVKHWPWMKLFFKIKPLLKSAETEKEMATMKEEFQKTKDELAKSEAKRKELEEKLVTLVQEKNDLQLQVQAESENLLDAEERCDQLIKAKFQLEAKIKEVTERAEDEEEINAELTAKKRKLEDECSELKKDIDDLELTLAKVEKEKHATENKVKNLTEELAGLDETIAKLTREKKALQEAHQQTLDDLQAEEDKVNSLSKIKSKLEQQVDDLESSLEQEKKLRVDLERNKRKLEGDLKLAHESILDLENDKQQLDERLKKKDFEYSQLQSKVEDEQTLGLQFQKKIKELQARIEELEEEIEAERASRAKAEKQRSDLSRELEEISERLEEAGGVTSTQIELNKKREAEFLKLRRDLEEATLQHEATAATLRKKHADSVAELGEQIDNLQRVKQKLEKEKSEFKLELDDLGSNVESVSKSKANLEKMCRTLEDQLSEARGKNEECQRSLSELTAQKARLQTEAGELSRQLEEKESIVSQLSRSKQAFTQQVEELKRQLEEESKAKSALAHALQSSRHDCDLLREQYEEEQEAKAEMQRALSKANSEVAQWRTKYETDAIQRTEELEEAKKKLAQRLQDSEEQVEAVNAKCASLEKTRQRLQAEVEDLMGDVDRANSLAAALDKKQRNFDKVLAEWKTKCEESQAELEASLKESRSLSTELFKLKNAYEEALDQLETVKRENKNLEQEIADLTEQIAENGKTIHELEKSRKQIELEKADIQLALEEAEAALEHEEAKILRIQLELSQVKSEIDRKVAEKDEEIEQLKRNYQRAVETMQSALDAEVRSRNEAIRIKKKMEGDLNEIEIQLSHANRQAAETLKHLRSVQGQLKDTQLHLDDALRGQEDLKEQLAIVERRANLLQAEIEELRATLEQTERSRKTAEQELLDTSERVQLLHTQNTSLIHTKKKLETDLLQLQSEVEDASRDARSAEEKAKKAITDAAMMAEELKKEQDTSAHLERMKKNLEQTVKDLQHRLDEAEQLALKGGKKQIQKLEARIRELEFELEGEQKKNTESVKGLRKYERRVKELTYQCEEDRKNVVRLQDLVDKLQVKVKSYKRQAEEADEQANAHLTKFRKAQHELEEAEERADIAESQVNKLRAKTRDFTSSRMVVHESEE, from the exons TGGAGAATCCGGGGCAGGAAAGACTGTGAACACCAAAAGGGTCATCCAGTACTTTGCAACAATTGCAGCGACTGGAGACCTCGCCAAGAAGAAGGACTCCAAAATGAGG GGGACTCTGGAAGACCAGATCATCAGCGCCAACCCGCTGCTGGAGGCCTTCGGGAACGCCAAGACCGTGAGGAACGACAACTCGTCCCGCTTT ggCAAGTTCATCCGAATCCATTTTGGTACCACAGGCAAGCTGGCCTCTGCAGATATTGAAACGT ATCTGCTGGAAAAATCGAGAGTAACCTTCCAGCTGAAGGCTGAGAGGAGCTACCACATCTTCTACCAGATTCTTTCCAACAAGAAGCCCGAGCTCATAG AGCTGCTGCTTATTACAACCAACCCTTATGACTACCCGTTCATCAGCCAGGGTGAGATCCTGGTGGGCAGCATTGATGATGCGGAGGAGCTGCTGGCTACGGAT AGCGCCATTGACATCCTGGGCTTCACCCCAGAGGAGAAGTGTGGACTCTACAAGCTGACAGGCGCCGTGATGCACTACGGGAACATGAAGTTCAAGCAGAAGCAGCGGGAGGAGCAGGCAGAGCCAGACGGCACTGAAG TGGCTGACAAGACAGCCTATCTGATGGGCCTGAACTCTTCGGACCTCCTGAAAGCTTTGTGCTTCCCCAGAGTGAAAGTTGGGAACGAGTATGTTACCAAGGGCCAGACTGTGGACCAG GTGCACCATGCCGTGAACGCCCTCTCCAAGTCCGTCTACGAGAAGCTGTTCCTGTGGATGGTCACCCGCATCAACCAGCAGCTGGACACCAAACTGCCCAGACAGCACTTCATTGGCGTCCTGGACATCGCGGGCTTTGAGATCTTTGAG TACAACAGCCTGGAGCAGCTGTGCATCAACTTCACCAACGAGAAGCTGCAGCAGTTCTTCAACCACCACATGTTCGTGCTGGAGCAGGAGGAGTACAAGAAGGAGGGCATCGAGTGGGAGTTCATCGACTTCGGGATGGACCTGGCCGCCTGCATTGAGCTCATCGAGAAG CCGATGGGCATCTTCTCCATCCTGGAAGAGGAGTGCATGTTCCCCAAGGCCACAGACACCTCCTTCAAGAACAAGCTGTATGACCAGCACCTGGGCAAGTCCAGCAACTTCCAGAAGCCCAAGGCGGTCAAGGGCAGGGCCGAGGCCCACTTCTCGCTGATCCACTACGCGGGCACCGTGGACTACAGCGTCTCGGGCTGGCTGGAGAAGAACAAGGACCCCCTGAACGAGACGGTGGTCGGCCTGTACCAGAAGTCCTCCAACAGGCTCCTGGCACACCTCTACGCCACCTTCGCCACAGCAGACGGTAACAGACTCCGCGGGGTGCCTTGGACCCGCACTTCTTCACTCCAGCCGCCCACGGGGCTGGAGCAGCTCTGCAGGTCTGCTAGCAGCACACGccgtcttttctttctttcagctgaTGGTGGGAAGAAGAAAGCTGCCAAGAAAAAGGGCTCTTCCTTCCAGACCGTCTCTGCCCTCTTCAGG gaaaaccTGAACAAGCTGATGTCAAATTTAAGAACAACCCACCCTCACTTTGTGCGCTGTATAATTCCCAACGAAACCAAAACCCCAG GGGCCATGGAGCACAGCCTTGTCCTGCACCAGCTGCGCTGTAATGGTGTCCTGGAAGGAATCCGCATCTGCAGAAAGGGGTTCCCAAACAGGATTCTCTATGGGGATTTTAAACAAAG ATACCGAGTGCTGAATGCCAGCGCCATCCCTGAGGGGCAGTTCATCGACAGCAAGAAGGCGTGTGAAAAGCTGCTGGCATCCATCGACATTGATCACACTCAGTACAAGTTTGGACACACCAAG GTGTTCTTCAAGGCTGGCTTGCTGGGAACCCTGGAGGAAATGCGGGATGACCGCCTGGCCAAGCTGATCACCCGGACGCAAGCTGTGTGCAGAGGGTTCCTCATGCGCATGGAATTCCAGAAGATGGTGCAGAGAAG ggagTCCATCTTCTGCATCCAGTACAACATCCGAGCCTTCATGAACGTCAAGCACTGGCCCTGGATGAAACTCTTCTTCAAGATCAAGCCCCTTCTCAAGAGCGCAGAAACCGAGAAGGAGATGGCCACCATGAAGGAAGAGTTCCAGAAAACTAAAGATGAACTCGCCAAGTCAGAGGCAAAaaggaaggaactggaggaaaaaCTGGTGACTCTAGTACAAGAGAAGAATGACCTGCAGCTCCAAGTACAAGCT gaaagtgaAAACTTGTTGGATGCAGAGGAAAGATGTGATCAACTGATCAAAGCCAAGTTCCAgctggaggcaaagatcaaggaGGTGACTGAGAGAGCTGAGGATGAGGAAGAGATCAATGCTGAGCTGACGGCCAAGAAGAGGAAACTGGAGGACGAATGTTCGGAACTGAAGAAAGACATAGATGACCTTGAGCTGACACTGGCCAAGGTTgagaaggagaaacatgccacaGAGAACAAG GTTAAAAACCTTACTGAGGAACTCGCTGGTTTGGATGAAACCATTGCAAAGTTAACCAGGGAGAAGAAAGCCCTCCAAGAGGCCCACCAGCAGACCCTGGATGACCTCCAGGCTGAAGAAGACAAAGTCAATTCCTTGAGCAAAATCAAGAGTAAACTGGAACAGCAGGTGGATGAC CTGGAAAGCTCCCTAGAACAAGAAAAGAAGCTTCGTGTAGACCTGGAAAGGAACAAAAGGAAGCTTGAGGGAGACCTGAAGCTTGCCCACGAGTCCATATTGGATCTGGAGAATGACAAGCAACAGCTGGATGAAAGGCTCAAGAA GAAGGATTTCGAGTACAGTCAGCTGCAAAGCAAAGTGGAGGATGAGCAGACTCTGGGCCTGCAGTTCCAGAAGAAAATCAAAGAGCTACAG GCCCGCATcgaggagctggaggaggagatCGAGGCAGAGCGGGCCTCCCGTGCCAAAGCTGAGAAGCAGCGCTCGGACCTCTCCCGGGAGCTGGAGGAGATCAGCGAGCGGCTGGAGGAGGCGGGCGGCGTCACATCCACCCAGATAGAGCTCAACAAGAAGCGGGAGGCCGAGTTCCTGAAGCTGCGCCGGGACCTGGAGGAGGCCACCCTGCAGCACGAGGCCACGGCGGCCACGCTGAGGAAGAAGCACGCGGACAGTGTGGCCGAGCTGGGGGAGCAGATTGACAACCTGCAGAGGGTCAAGcagaagctggagaaggagaagagtgagTTCAAGCTGGAGCTCGACGACCTCGGCAGCAACGTGGAGAGCGTGTCCAAGTCCAag GCGAATCTGGAGAAAATGTGCcgcactctggaggatcagttaAGCGAGGCCAGGGGCAAGAACGAGGAATGTCAGAGGAGCCTGAGTGAACTGACCGCACAGAAGGCACGTCTGCAGACGGAGGCCG GTGAGCTGAGTCGTCaactggaagaaaaggagagcatAGTATCGCAGCTTTCCAGAAGCAAGCAAGCATTTACCCAGCAAGTAGAAGAGCTCAAGAGGCAGTTAGAGGAAGAGAGCAAG GCCAAGAGCGCCCTGGCCCACGCCCTGCAGTCCTCCCGCCACGACTGTGACCTGCTGCGGGAACAGTATGAGGAGGAGCAGGAAGCCAAGGCTGAGATGCAGAGGGCGCTGTCCAAGGCCAACAGCGAGGTGGCCCAGTGGAGGACCAAATACGAGACGGACGCCATCCAGCGCAcggaggagctggaggaggccAA GAAAAAGCTCGCTCAGCGCCTTCAGGATTCCGAGGAGCAGGTTGAGGCGGTGAACGCTAAGTGCGCTTCCCTGGAGAAGACCAGGCAGAGGCTGCAAGCAGAGGTGGAGGACCTGATGGGCGATGTGGACAGAGCCAACTCCCTGGCTGCCGCTCTGGACAAGAAGCAGAGGAACTTTGACAAG GTGCTCGCTGAATGGAAAACCAAGTGTGAGGAGAGCCaggcagagctggaggcatcTCTGAAGGAATCCCGCTCCCTGAGTACTGAGCTCTTCAAACTGAAAAATGCCTATGAAGAAGCCTTAGATCAACTTGAAACTGTGAAACGGGAAAATAAGAATTTAGAGC AGGAGATAGCCGATCTCACAGAACAAATTGCCGAAAACGGTAAAACCATCCATGAACTGGAGAAATCAAGAAAGCAGATCGAGCTGGAAAAGGCTGATATCCAACTGGCCCTTGAGGAAGCAGAG GCCGCTCTTGAGCATGAAGAGGCCAAGATCCTCCGAATCCAGCTGGAACTCTCACAAGTGAAATCAGAAATCGATAGAAAGGTGGCCGAGAAAGACGAAGAGATCGAGCAGCTGAAGAGGAACTACCAGAGAGCAGTAGAGACGATGCAGAGCGCCCTGGACGCCGAGGTGCGGAGCCGGAATGAGGCCATCAGGATCAAGAAGAAGATGGAGGGGGACCTGAACGAAATCGAGATCCAGCTGAGCCACGCCAACCGCCAGGCCGCAGAGACCCTCAAACACCTCCGGAGCGTCCAGGGGCAGCTGAAG GATACCCAGCTCCACCTGGATGATGCTCTCCGGGGCCAAGAGGACCTGAAGGAGCAGCTGGCGATCGTGGAGCGCAGAGCCAACCTGCTGCAGGCCGAGATCGAGGAGCTGCGGGCCACCCTGGAGCAGACGGAGAGGAGCAGGAAGACGGCAGAGCAGGAGCTCCTGGACACCAGCGAGCGCGTCCAGCTCCTGCACAcccag AACACCAGTCTCATCCACACCAAGAAGAAGCTGGAGACAGACCTCCTGCAGCTCCAGAGCGAGGTGGAGGATGCCAGCAGGGACGCGAGGAGCGCTGAAGAGAAAGCGAAGAAGGCCATCACGGAT GCGGCCATGATGGCCGAGGAGCTGAAGAAGGAGCAGGACACCAGCGCCCACCTGGAGCGGATGAAGAAGAACCTGGAGCAGACGGTGAAGGACCTACAGCACCGCCTGGACGAGGCTGAGCAGCTGGCCCTGAAGGGCGGGAAGAAGCAGATCCAGAAGCTGGAGGCGCGG ATCCGAGAGCTGGAGTTTGAGCTTGAAGGGGAGCAGAAGAAGAACACCGAGTCTGTCAAGGGCCTGAGGAAGTATGAGCGGCGGGTCAAGGAGTTAACTTACCAG TGCGAAGAGGACAGGAAGAACGTGGTGAGATTACAGGATCTGGTGGACAAACTTCAAGTGAAGGTCAAGTCCTACAAGAGGCAGGCCGAGGAGGCT GATGAACAAGCCAACGCTCATCTCACCAAGTTCCGGAAAGCTCAGCATGAGCTGGAGGAGGCTGAAGAACGGGCCGATATTGCCGAATCTCAAGTCAATAAGCTCCGCGCGAAGACCAGAGACTTCACCTCCAGCCGA ATGGTGGTCCATGAGAGTGAAGAGTGA